The following are encoded in a window of Streptomyces sp. SAT1 genomic DNA:
- a CDS encoding aldo/keto reductase, producing MEQRHLGRTGLRVSRIGLGTLTWGRDTDEHDAADMLKAFWEAGGTLVDTADVYGDGEAEYLLGRLMDGLVPRHDLVVSTKAGSVPDPDRRFDGSRGHLLAALDDSLARLGTDHIDVWHVHAYDPSTPLEETLQALDLAVSSGRVRYAGVSNFCGWQLAKAATWQLAAPGTRTRLASTQMEYSLLQRGVEREVLPAALDLGIGMLPSSPLGRGVLTGKYRDGLPPDSRGASEQLAPFVEPYLDDAARRITDAVTTAADGLAVTPLQVALAWVRDRPGVTAPIVGARTAQQLMAALSVESLSLPDEICRALDDVSAPVHRYPDHDWSTL from the coding sequence ATGGAGCAGAGGCATCTCGGCCGTACGGGCCTGCGCGTGTCCCGCATCGGCCTCGGCACCCTCACCTGGGGCCGGGACACCGACGAGCACGACGCGGCGGACATGCTGAAGGCGTTCTGGGAGGCGGGCGGCACCCTCGTCGACACGGCGGACGTCTACGGCGACGGCGAGGCCGAGTACCTGCTGGGACGGCTCATGGACGGCCTGGTGCCCCGCCACGACCTGGTCGTCTCGACCAAGGCGGGCAGCGTCCCCGACCCCGACCGGCGCTTCGACGGCTCCCGCGGCCATCTGCTGGCGGCCCTTGACGACTCCCTCGCCCGGCTGGGCACGGACCACATCGACGTGTGGCACGTGCACGCCTACGACCCCTCCACCCCGCTGGAGGAGACCCTCCAGGCACTCGACCTGGCCGTGAGCAGCGGGCGGGTGCGGTACGCCGGGGTCTCCAACTTCTGCGGCTGGCAGCTGGCCAAGGCGGCGACCTGGCAGCTCGCGGCGCCGGGCACCCGGACCCGGCTGGCGAGCACGCAGATGGAGTACTCGCTGCTCCAGCGGGGCGTCGAGCGCGAGGTGCTGCCCGCCGCGCTCGACCTGGGCATCGGGATGCTGCCGTCCTCGCCGCTGGGCCGGGGCGTGCTGACCGGCAAGTACCGCGACGGGCTGCCGCCGGACTCGCGGGGCGCCTCGGAGCAGTTGGCGCCGTTCGTCGAGCCGTACCTCGACGACGCCGCGCGCCGGATCACCGACGCGGTGACGACGGCCGCCGACGGGCTGGCGGTGACCCCGCTCCAGGTCGCCCTGGCCTGGGTCCGCGACCGGCCCGGGGTGACCGCCCCGATCGTCGGCGCGCGCACGGCGCAGCAGCTCATGGCCGCGTTGTCAGTGGAGAGCCTTAGTCTTCCTGACGAGATCTGCCGGGCGCTCGACGATGTGTCGGCGCCCGTGCACCGCTATCCCGATCACGACTGGAGCACGCTGTGA